Proteins co-encoded in one Oncorhynchus kisutch isolate 150728-3 linkage group LG1, Okis_V2, whole genome shotgun sequence genomic window:
- the LOC109872355 gene encoding probable G-protein coupled receptor 25 — METYDSNRYFYSDDMLYNVSYDLTYLGERSSSSLPYSHIYLPLLYFLMFFTGFLGNLFVITVMGSRGKRGGRLVDTFVVNLALADLVFVLTLPLWAVSSSQEGHWPFGNLLCKLSSYIVAVNRFSNIFFLTCMSVDRYLAVVGLMDSRFLRSSQCVRLNCAVVWLLSLALGTPSLVYRSMYTPNGKLFCLEDEESSFFLGLSLTMVFLTFALPVLIIILCYGSILAHLRQHCVSAGNPRAEARRRHSLKMVFTIIVAFVVSWLPFNIFKTILIGFRLSRADLSIETQSVLSQGLTLSCCLAFLNSCINPAIYLFLDHHFRGQAENQFLSCVGKLGLHQGYASSTDVYNGTSESCGTTASRTRLQPLDQNV, encoded by the coding sequence ATGGAGACGTATGACAGCAACAGGTACTTCTACAGCGATGACATGCTGTACAATGTCAGCTACGATCTAACCTACCTTGGGGAGCGCTCCAGCTCCAGTCTTCCCTATTCTCACATCTACCTGCCACTGCTGTATTTCCTCATGTTTTTCACAGGCTTCCTGGGCAACCTCTTTGTGATCACAGTCATGGGCAGCCGGGGGAAGAGAGGTGGCCGTCTGGTGGATACGTTTGTGGTTAACCTGGCACTTGCGGACCTGGTGTTTgtcctcaccctccctctgtgggccGTCTCGTCCAGTCAGGAGGGACACTGGCCTTTCGGCAACCTTCTCTGCAAGCTGAGCAGCTACATTGTTGCCGTCAACCGCTTCTCCAACATCTTCTTCCTGACCTGCATGAGCGTGGACCGCTACCTGGCCGTGGTGGGACTCATGGACTCCCGCTTTCTCCGCAGTAGCCAGTGTGTGCGTCTCAACTGCGCCGTGGTCTGGCTGCTGTCCCTGGCTCTAGGTACCCCCTCCCTGGTGTACCGTAGCATGTATACTCCCAACGGCAAACTCTTCTGTCTGGAGGATGAAGAGTCATCCTTCTTCCTGGGTCTGAGCCTGACCATGGTCTTCCTGACCTTCGCCCTGCCGGTGCTCATCATCATCCTCTGCTACGGTTCTATCCTGGCCCACCTGCGCCAACACTGTGTTTCTGCTGGCAACCCTCGCGCAGAAGCCCGACGCCGCCACTCTCTCAAGATGGTCTTCACCATAATCGTGGCCTTTGTGGTGTCTTGGCTTCCCTTCAACATCTTCAAGACCATCCTCATTGGTTTCAGGCTGTCTAGGGCCGATCTGAGCATTGAGACACAGTCTGTCTTGAGTCAGGGCCTCACCCTCTCCTGCTGCTTGGCCTTCCTCAACAGCTGCATAAACCCAGCCATCTACCTGTTCCTGGACCACCACTTCAGAGGGCAGGCGGAGAACCAGTTCCTGAGCTGCGTGGGAAAGCTTGGGCTACACCAAGGCTATGCCTCGTCCACTGACGTCTACAACGGTACCTCAGAGAGCTGCGGCACAACAGCCTCCAGAACTCGTCTCCAGCCACTTGACCAGAATGTCTGA
- the LOC109872270 gene encoding synaptotagmin-6-like, with protein sequence MSSAEEREDHDMYCEKAVALIIDLCLDDSPLLQPNTCQDFITLLATNQNPNSAGSDLSFSLLLLVFVACGLGLLSVIVFASWKLCRVHWRTKDLSSSATALAPPSSVSDRPYDRALPAHGHRPTLVHAHTHTHAMASDKLNPLDPASFLEAAVKISHTSPDIPAEVQLSMKDHFLRRTRMSRQTTEPNSSNRHSSFKKHLPRQMHHVTSLDRGSDFPYTEDQSTSLASLGRIQPELYKQSPLEADESSKNCAAAKTCGKINFSLKYDYESEALLVNILKAFDLPAKDLCGSSDPYVKIYLLPDRKRKFQTRVHRKTLNPMFDESFQFTVPYEELGSRKLHLSVFDFDRFSRHDMIGEVILENLFEVSDLSREMAIWKDIQYATSESVDLGEIMFSLCYLPTAGRLTMTVIKCRNLKAMDITGYSDPYVKVSLECDGRRLKKKKTTIKRNTLNPTYNEAIIFDIPPENMDQVSLHISVMDYDLVGHNEIIGVNRVGSHAEGLGRDHWNEMLAYPRKPIAHWHSLLEASKSQKEWKTRTASFDSQGSCPSPRLLSSP encoded by the exons ATCTCTCCTTCAGCCTCCTGCTCCTGGTGTTTGTGGCCTGTGGCCTGGGCCTGCTGAGCGTCATCGTCTTTGCCTCCTGGAAGCTGTGCAGGGTGCACTGGCGCACCAAGGACCTCTCCTCCAGTGCCACTGCCCTCgcccccccctcctctgtctctgacaGACCCTACGACAGAGCCTTGCCCGCACACGGCCACAGGCCTACGCtcgtacacgcacacacgcacacacacgccatGGCGTCGGACAAGCTGAATCCTTTGGACCCGGCAAGTTTCCTAGAGGCAGCTGTGAAGATCAGCCACACGTCACCTGACATCCCTGCCGAGGTGCAGCTGTCCATGAAGGACCACTTCCTGCGCCGCACGCGTATGTCCAGGCAGACCACCGAGCCCAACTCCTCCAATAG GCACAGCTCCTTCAAGAAGCATCTCCCCCGACAAATGCACCATGTCACCAGCCTTGACCGAGGCAGCGACTTCCCCTATACAGAGGACCAATCCACCAGCCTAGCCAGTTTGGGCCGCATCCAGCCAGAGCTCTACAAACAGAGCCCACTGGAGGCCGACGAGTCCTCCAAGAACTGCGCCGCCGCCAAGACCTGTGGTAAGATCAACTTCTCCCTCAAGTACGACTACGAGTCTGAGGCTCTCCTCGTCAACATCCTCAAGGCCTTCGACCTGCCCGCCAAGGACTTATGCGGCAGCTCCGACCCCTACGTCAAAATCTACCTCCTGCCTGACCGCAAGCGCAAGTTCCAGACCCGCGTCCATCGCAAGACGCTCAACCCCATGTTTGATGAGTCCTTCCAGTTCACCGTGCCCTACGAGGAGCTGGGCAGCAGGAAGCTGCACCTGAGCGTATTTGACTTTGACCGCTTCTCCCGTCACGACATGATCGGAGAGGTCATTCTGGAGAATCTGTTTGAGGTGTCGGACCTCTCCCGTGAGATGGCCATCTGGAAGGATATTCAGTACGCCACCTCT GAGAGTGTAGACCTGGGGGAgatcatgttctctctctgttacctgcCGACCGCAGGCCGACTCACCATGACCGTCATCAAGTGCAGGAACCTCAAGGCCATGGACATCACAGGATACTCAG ACCCATATGTCAAGGTCTCCCTGGAGTGTGACGGACGGCGCTTGAAAAAGAAGAAAACCACCATCAAGAGGAACACTTTGAACCCCACCTATAATGAAGCTATCATCTTCGACATCCCCCCTGAGAACATGGACCAAGTCAGCCTGCACATATCCGTCATGGACTATGACTT GGTGGGACACAATGAGATCATAGGTGTAAACAGAGTGGGCAGTCATGCAGAGGGACTGGGCAGAGACCACTGGAACGAGATGTTGGCCTATCCACGCAAGCCCATCGCTCACTGGCACTCTCTACTGGAGGCAAGCAAGTCTCAGAAAGAG TGGAAAACCCGCACTGCAAGTTTTGACAGCCAAGGCTCTTGCCCTTCTCCAAGACTCCTGTCTAGTCCATGA
- the olfml3b gene encoding olfactomedin-like protein 3A isoform X2 has product MVAQIETLDKDKETLRTDLDSVGTRVDRVEREMDYLETQNGAQPCVDVDDKLVEQQVTVVKEKNKVKYAKATDCRDMISSIKAMKILKRVGGPKGMWTKDVGSSSGKVYIFNGTDEDTIYEFGSIRDFTISQGTSMAKTVRLPSPWRGSGHTVYNNHAYYVKEGKELRLIKYNLQNDSVADSAVFPVQDHVPVYSLTPETVIDLAADEEGLWAIYATKETERHISLAKMDANTLDIEQMWDTPCPRENAEAAFIICGTVYVVYNTALPSRSRVQCVFDVSDMVTNDDAPLVYFPKRYGSHSSLKYNPLEQLIYAWDDGYQILYKLAMKKKLEV; this is encoded by the exons ATGGTTGCCCAGATTGAGACCCTTGACAAGGACAAGGAGACGCTGAGGACGGATCTAGACAGCGTGGGGACGCGCGTGGACCGCGTGGAGCGCGAGATGGACTACCTGGAGACACAGAATGGGGCGCAGCCCTGCGTGGACGTGGACGACAAGCTGGTGGAGCAGCAGGtgactgtggtgaaggagaagaaCAAGGTCAAGTACGCCAAGGCCACAG ACTGCAGGGACATGATCTCTAGCATCAAAGCCATGAAGATTTTGAAGCGAGTTGGAGGCCCAAAGGGCATGTGGACCAAAGATGTGGGCAGTAGCTCGGGCAAAGTCTACATCTTCAACGGCACAGACGAGGACACCATCTATGAGTTTGGCTCCATCCGGGACTTCACCATCTCCCAAGGCACGTCCATGGCCAAGACCGTGAGGCTTCCGTCTCCTTGGCGAGGCAGCGGCCACACTGTCTACAACAACCACGCCTACTACGTGAAGGAAGGCAAGGAGCTTCGGCTGATCAAGTACAACCTGCAGAATGACTCGGTGGCAGACAGCGCTGTGTTCCCCGTCCAGGACCATGTCCCCGTGTACAGCCTGACTCCGGAGACGGTCATTGACCTGGCCGCAGATGAGGAGGGCCTCTGGGCCATCTACGCCACCAAGGAGACTGAGAGGCACATCTCACTGGCCAAGATGGATGCCAACACGCTGGACATCGAGCAGATGTGGGACACGCCGTGCCCGCGAGAGAACGCAGAGGCCGCCTTCATCATCTGCGGCACGGTGTATGTGGTCTACAACACCGCGCTGCCCAGCCGCTCACGCGTCCAGTGCGTCTTTGACGTCAGTGATATGGTAACCAATGACGATGCACCTCTAGTGTACTTTCCCAAGCGCTACGGCTCTCACTCCAGCCTCAAGTACAACCCGCTGGAGCAGCTGATCTACGCCTGGGATGACGGCTACCAGATCCTCTACAAACTGGCCATGAAGAAGAAACTGGAGGTATGA
- the olfml3b gene encoding olfactomedin-like protein 3A isoform X1, with protein MRVFLILVTLTCLANAQHQALMDYLERRLLAIEDRISLWHEQTNRYATELREFKQQMVAQIETLDKDKETLRTDLDSVGTRVDRVEREMDYLETQNGAQPCVDVDDKLVEQQVTVVKEKNKVKYAKATDCRDMISSIKAMKILKRVGGPKGMWTKDVGSSSGKVYIFNGTDEDTIYEFGSIRDFTISQGTSMAKTVRLPSPWRGSGHTVYNNHAYYVKEGKELRLIKYNLQNDSVADSAVFPVQDHVPVYSLTPETVIDLAADEEGLWAIYATKETERHISLAKMDANTLDIEQMWDTPCPRENAEAAFIICGTVYVVYNTALPSRSRVQCVFDVSDMVTNDDAPLVYFPKRYGSHSSLKYNPLEQLIYAWDDGYQILYKLAMKKKLEV; from the exons ATGAGGGTTTTTCTCATCCTTGTCACTTTGACCTGCCTGGCTAACGCCCAGCATCAAGCCCTGATGGACTACCTGGAGCGGCGTCTGCTAGCCATTGAG GACCGTATCTCGCTATGGCACGAGCAGACGAACCGCTACGCCACAGAGCTGCGGGAGTTCAAGCAGCAGATGGTTGCCCAGATTGAGACCCTTGACAAGGACAAGGAGACGCTGAGGACGGATCTAGACAGCGTGGGGACGCGCGTGGACCGCGTGGAGCGCGAGATGGACTACCTGGAGACACAGAATGGGGCGCAGCCCTGCGTGGACGTGGACGACAAGCTGGTGGAGCAGCAGGtgactgtggtgaaggagaagaaCAAGGTCAAGTACGCCAAGGCCACAG ACTGCAGGGACATGATCTCTAGCATCAAAGCCATGAAGATTTTGAAGCGAGTTGGAGGCCCAAAGGGCATGTGGACCAAAGATGTGGGCAGTAGCTCGGGCAAAGTCTACATCTTCAACGGCACAGACGAGGACACCATCTATGAGTTTGGCTCCATCCGGGACTTCACCATCTCCCAAGGCACGTCCATGGCCAAGACCGTGAGGCTTCCGTCTCCTTGGCGAGGCAGCGGCCACACTGTCTACAACAACCACGCCTACTACGTGAAGGAAGGCAAGGAGCTTCGGCTGATCAAGTACAACCTGCAGAATGACTCGGTGGCAGACAGCGCTGTGTTCCCCGTCCAGGACCATGTCCCCGTGTACAGCCTGACTCCGGAGACGGTCATTGACCTGGCCGCAGATGAGGAGGGCCTCTGGGCCATCTACGCCACCAAGGAGACTGAGAGGCACATCTCACTGGCCAAGATGGATGCCAACACGCTGGACATCGAGCAGATGTGGGACACGCCGTGCCCGCGAGAGAACGCAGAGGCCGCCTTCATCATCTGCGGCACGGTGTATGTGGTCTACAACACCGCGCTGCCCAGCCGCTCACGCGTCCAGTGCGTCTTTGACGTCAGTGATATGGTAACCAATGACGATGCACCTCTAGTGTACTTTCCCAAGCGCTACGGCTCTCACTCCAGCCTCAAGTACAACCCGCTGGAGCAGCTGATCTACGCCTGGGATGACGGCTACCAGATCCTCTACAAACTGGCCATGAAGAAGAAACTGGAGGTATGA